A stretch of DNA from Megalops cyprinoides isolate fMegCyp1 chromosome 17, fMegCyp1.pri, whole genome shotgun sequence:
ACATACACAGAGGATGGTCCCCTCACACAGCATACACTCTGTTTTCTCCAAGCTCTCATGCACGGCGTAATCATTACCCTCATTCATCAGCCTGCTCAGTGCAAACACAGAACGTATCCCGGGATCTGTACATTTGGGCTTTCAGGCAAAATGATTCATCACAATGTGTTGAAACCTAGAAATGTCACATTGCAGACAGCTGCAACATTACAGCGCAAGTGATTGTACAACAAGAGAAATTCACTCAGGGACAAATACCAGTAAAGCTGAAGACAAGCAATAACTTCATTTAATTTAGGTCAACAATTATGTTCTGCATCCATTATGAAAAATGCTCCCATCTCCAGCTGATATCAATCCATATTACTATGTTGGatggagagacaaagaaagagatagcgatagagagagagagagagagagagaaagagagggagagcctcACATGGGGTTCAGAGGAACTGCCTGTTAATCAGTGTTGCTCATTCTGTCTTTGGCACACTGAAGGCAGCAGAATAATATTATTCAGCTGGCTCTCTGTAGCCTGGGGAAGGCATGGCAATTTGGGTCTAAATAATGATATTAGCACACTGAAAATGCCCTGGGGAGTTTTCAGGCAGTGAATATGTGGACTGTGATTACCTTTGCTTGTTAAAACAGTCAAATGGCAATCCATGCCAATGCCTGAGTCGCATAAGAATAATTAGATTTGCAGACCTTGTGATGTAATGATGATAGCTATCACAATGTGATTATAATAATCATAGTAGTGAGTTATAATAATCATCATTTATATTCTTGtcactatgttttttttttttggtcacatttttttttttgggaaaagcAGAGTTAGATCTCGACACGGCGTTTGGGAAGATAGCAATAACAGATTGCATGGATTGCATGGACTCCCACAGCAGCTGGATCCACCTTGACCAGCGGAGAAACGCAGCATCAGAGCTTCAACACAGAGTGCCTTTCTTCCATAAAGTTACTGTTCATTCATGCCCTCAGACATTAATGAGTCACATCCTGCCTGGTTGGCCACAGGACACTGTCCCTGTATAAGGGACCTGTCTCTCCCATGCTGTGTGTCTCAATGGAGAACACTGGGTTGCCAAGCTGGATGTGAAAAAAATCCAGTCGCAAGGGCAATGGGTCAGACCACCAGCACGatcacccacaatgccctgcaaTCAGAGCCAAACAAAAGCCCTCTGACGCCTCTGAACTTCACAGATGAGGGCGAGAGGCCCTTCCTGTCACCTCGTTTTTCCACAGATTTATTGCAGTGACCCCAAAATCTTGGCTTGGAGATGATCTTTTTCTAAAGAATCGCCTTGATAAAGAAGATTGCTTGTGTTGGCCCGAATCTTACGCGATGTGGTCTTAATTGgttgtatttttacagtttcttttttaactcTCCGACACTGTGCTCTCAACTTGTCTGGTTGTGTTCGTCTGGGCAGAGGCAGCTCACAAACCTCCCTGATTTGCCTGTTGCAGATTCTTCTCTCTTTCGGGCAGCGCTAATAGGATTAAATTGGTTAGTATCTCTATCGCAGAGGGCTCCAGACCATCTCTAAACTGAAGCATCTCATGGGAGACATGCCATTGTAACCCCTTCCCGCCCCCGGCCTGAGCTGGAAAACCCAGCTGGCCCAATGAGAAGAAAAAGGCAGGAAAATCCTGGGATTATGTCAACCCTtacaacaatgaaaataaaagcccTGACATGAGGAAGAAGACCACAGACTGAGAACGGGCAATCAAAATatagctatctatctatctatctatctgtatgtgtatgtatgcatgtatgtatgtatgtatctatctatctgtctatatTTCTTTTAGTCTATGTGTCTGGGAATGTATCTATATGCTTTTAGTTCTATTAGTATGGAATTAACTGAAATTGCTCCTTCCTCTTTTCGCTCCCTTCCTCTTCTGTGAATACTAGATAGATACATtggaaaattgtattttaagcCTCCCAAGATAAGCCGTCAGAATTTCCATGGCATTAGATAACGCGTGTCCAGGCTGGCCCTCGGACTGACGGCCCTGAGCTGGAAGACGCAATTTCCTGCCCCAGCCTGCAATTGGCTGCGTCTCAGCGCTATTGGCCACTTGGGACTCGTGCTGCCTTATCGGCGGAGCTCAGCAAACCTCAGCGGCGCTAATCTGGTGCGGAATCACTCATTCATGGTGTGCGGGATCATGTTTTTCCCCTGCGATGACAGCTGTCTGCCACCGCATTAGCATTGCAGATAAAGCCCGTCTAATAGGTTAATGCAGAACACGCGAAAATTAGGTTTaatcccccccatccccatccccacacccccccggcgaaataatttaacattttgaaaattccGTGATGACAGGACAGGCACACTGCCTGCGTCTCAATTAGGCGCGATGCGGATCGGAGCGGATTGGCCTGGAAGTGACATCGCTTCTGACAGGGTCGTTCGTTTCCTCCGCGGTGCTCACGTCCTGAGCGCTCgcaccctgccctgcccctccctcccggTGACGCCGGCCCGCCGCGGCCGGCCAGGTGACGCGTCCAGGGGGACGTCCACTGAAAATGAGCCACGAGCCGCCGTATTGTCCCCTCCCCGGCTCCTGTACAGACACCTCAGATTATCTTTTGATGGTGACCCGGCCGAGATAAGGTGAGCCGTGAAGGCAGAGGCCCCCTGATAGAGATCTCATTTATTTGCCATTCAGCATGACTGAAGCTAATGCAGGcagctgccagcagcagcagcggggccGTGGTTAAGAAAAGGAGTAGCAGAGGATGTCTAATTCAGCAGCCGggctgagacagagacacatctCGCAGCCCTCGAGAGAGACGCCACCGTGCGGAGAAGAGGACAGGGAGGTACCAGTCTCACCGAGAACTCCTGTCCACCGAGAACTGCGCTCCTCCGGGAGACTTtcaacagctgcagcagttaTTTTTATACTCTCCATATAGAATATAAAAATAGCATATCGTATATATtcttcatatatatttatattctttctTCATCAATGCTGTAAATGAAATTCATCAGGAAAAACTTTCACATTctaaacactttcacaaaacacacatattctaATTCTCTCCATGGGCGGTGcttcccccctttttcctgcattcacagtgtgaaaatgagGTTGATCAGGTTTTCACTGGAGCTgtgcacaacccccccccccccccccccgtgttcTTGTATGATTGCACGCCTTGCCGTGTTCTTGTATGATTGCACGCCTTGCCGGTACCCCCTAAACAATCTCTGGCCAATAACAATGCCCGATTCTGTTTGAAACAATCGAGACTCGTGCCATCTTCAAGCATGCCAAACAGCCCTATAATGTCAAAGACAAACAGGGCCCGCAGCTGTCCCCTCTGCAAAATAAACGACTACCGGGCCAAAAGGACAGGGCAGGAAGGACCAGCCGTTCGCTCCGCACTGAAAGGGCCTTTGTCCTGCTGAATACACAGTTTCATAAAGCACTCATTCGGCTCTAATATAGGGGGACGATTTGAGAATTAAAGCAATACGTAACAGAAGGGAACAGTTTGATATTTAAAGGGGAAGTGTAACGTGCCGTGGTGTTTAAGGACTGAAGAGGATCCATGCGTAATGAGCTGGAATGTTCTGAAGACTTAAAGGGAATTGTAAATGTGAGGGGACAGCCTGAGATTTAAAGGGATGTGCGAAGTGCTCCGGTGGTCTGGTAGCCTCAGGTTTTGTTTCCACTCACACCTGATAGAAATGTCAAATCTGATCTTCTGTGGTCTTCAATACATGCTCTGCCTATGTATAATTTATTCTGTTCTGAATTTCCCATTTGGCATATCTGACTGGATGCCAATTACTGTAAATTCCTTTTCATCAAATCATCAAAACTCTGCAAAAGGCTCCAAACAGCATTCACAGctttttgtaaatgtcacagTTTGATGCAGTAGAGGGCATTCAACATCATGTTTGCCTTGAGGAGGGGAAATTTGCTATTTTATGTAGGAACATGTTTGtaattgtattacatttcaaattacaGCTCCTATCTGTAATGTGCTCATCTAGTAATGTGCCTAGCAGAGGATATCACTGCAGGAGGCTGTGGCCGCCTTCATTCTGATGGCAGCAGATAATCATAACAGCTGGCTAATGatctccacacagctgcagcaagATCACACAAACCTGCACCATATTCCAGATGCAGGTTTGCTTACAGGACAGAATGACATATCGGTACATTCAGACTATTACCCTACACCAGCAAAATCCTGCACAGACTCCCTAAAGTGGTGGTTTGGATCGGATTATGACTGAAACAATCTGCAAATATCTTCCTGCATCTAGACCAGGcaggaaaaatgtaaatgtaatggatCAGATGTGTCCAAAAACTGGGTAAATAAGATGTCTGCCTACtttaaaaaagggaagagagatTTAAAGGGAAGTATCATGTGAAGGAAGTATCTGAGAGTTAAAGGgttgtgaaatgtgaatggTACTATCTGagatttaaatgaaattctgcTATGCAGACATGGTTTAAGATTGCCTGAAATGTGTAATATTCAGCcatggtttaaaaaaggaaagaggtgTGTAAGGAGGAAGGAATATTGTCAGATTTAAAGGGATAtattaagggggggggggcgtagtTTGAGGTTTAAAGGAACCAGTTTGGAGAAGAGCTCCAGGCTCCGAATTCAGCAAGTCTCTCAGCCAGGGCTGAGGGCTCCACCCTTATGACAGGGTTCTGAAAACCATGAGCGTCAGGATCGATATTCTGCCCAATTACTGTGGCAGTAACTGGTAATTCAGTAATTCATTAATTCTGTCAAATAACAGTGACTTTTCACACTTTAAAAGCTCTAAACTTAAGAAGCTTCAGAAAAAACAATTTCCATTGGATGCTTTCTGCACTTGTGGTGTGCGATTGTAACTGATTTCCTCTCCTGTGTGAGCATTCTTCATTCTTGATGGGAGCAAATGGGAAGAATGGATtatttctaaatgaaaaaaaataattttattattaaatatgacTTAATGacttattttcattgttatttttcatttcctttcctcACTCCACCTCACATCAGTTTTCTTCCACAGTGCGTTATGTAAACTGCAACATGACAACAGACCCAGACTCCGCTCTATGTTCTGATCCGATGAGACAAACCTTGCAGAAATAAtaatctccctctctttcccaccgacccccaatacacacacacacacacacacacacacacacacacacacacacacacacacacacacacacacacacagtcagttcAGATCACGTAACGACAAAAGCAAACACGTCTCGGACACGTCCCGGGCATCTGTGAGGCGGGCACAGAAACCCCATTAAGAGACACGTTAACCAAAGGTGCTTCATCAAGACGTCATTACAGCCCCTCAGCCCCTCCCACagccccccgctccccccccctctgccccccgaCAGCCAAATGGCAGGCTCTTTCATCGTCTGTGTGGCCCGCTCTCTGCAGGGGTCACGCCTAATCCCGGGGGAGGTTTCCCATTGTGCGGCAGGAATCAGGGGGTCACAGCAGCTGAAAGGACAGGGCTTAGTTAAACATCTATTAGCAGGACCCAGCTCGGCACCCTGAGGGACCGCTGCTGGCCCGTCTGAGTGCGGTGCGTTCATGCAGAACCTGCTGCATCCAGCTGTCCGCTTATTCCCCCGCCTTTCACACGGGCGtgaagaaacacacactgtctccaTATTGTCACATCATCAGCTTTGTTTCGATCTTGCAGCAATAATAAGAACATATTGCTGCTAATCTTTACGGCTGCAGTATTCAGTAACAAGCTTGGATAAATGGCGGAGATGACAAGGCTTTGGTACACAGTGGATGGTGCCTTAGAATGGACACTTCATTGAAGTTTAATGCCTGTATGATCTCAATGATAAACTGCAAACAAACTTTTTCTAAACTGTAAAAATCTGCAAATATAAATTACAATAGGACAGTGttcaacacaaatacaattatcaactataatttttatttgaaaatggcaaCCTATCATGTTATTCTAAGTTAGAATTACTTAAGACATAGACCTGTTACTAACTGGTGATATCACTTAAAATCGGTTCATTCAGATTATACGTGCAAGCATTTTGGCATtgaacatttactgaaatgttCATGTACAATGCAGTTTGCACACCCCAATATTCATTGTCATATGAACACTGAGATGTGAAATTGTGCCTCAGCCTTGTCATGGTGTTTTTGGTGATGTTTAGACTTCAATTAAAGAcaagaattaaaagaaaaataaaatcagcaagTGGGGGGAAGGgatcactcatacacacattcactacACTCTCCTCCCACAACCAGTGTCACTTAAACTCACACAAcagcgtgcatgcacacacgcctacacgcgcgcacacacacacacacgcatgagcgcacacacacccgcacacacacacacacgcacacacacacttgcacacgcgcacatacacacacacacacacacacaaacatgcatgcacacacgcacacacacacacacgcacacactcgtacgcgcgcacatacacacacacacacacgcacgcacaccacgGCTTCAGTGTCAGCTCTTCCATCAGCTGTTGACTTCCCGAGTGCTCCAGACAGCCGTGTGTCTGTCCGCTGCTCTCTGCGCTGGCTCGTCCTGGTCGTATTTCTGAAGCCTGCTGATGGCTCTCCCTGAACAAAGGGGCCCCTCAGAGCTGGGGGAGGGCCGGGCACGGTGCCAGTGTGCTGGCTGGGCCTGGGCGGTCCCTGCAGCCAAAACcggctccctctctcagctAACACCTCCCGGACAGGAAGCAATGCACACGGCCTTCCAATTTTCGCAATAAGTTACTCTGTAAAGACAAGCAATCAAAGTGTATTTACATCCCCACatgcagcatgcacacacatacacatagacacacacacacgcgcacatacacacacacacacacacacacacacacacacacatccacttcTCACGCCTCGCAGCCCGTTAAAACCTCTAGAGCACAGCCCTGCTAATAGACAGAGCAGGCCAAATGCATCTCATTCAGCACAAACAAGTGCCAAGCAAGAGGCAAATTAATGACAAGTCATTTGAAGAGTTTGCCTGAAaattatccccccccccctccccccgtctctGTCCCTCCGAAGAATTGATTGGAACCTGCCCGATCAAAGAGGCTGAATCGCTAGAGAGAGGCAGTAGGCTGAGAAGACATGCGCTGGCACAATTTATTGACAGGGATATTTCTACGTACAGAGAAGGCGAGGGGGAGGCTGTAGTGACACAGTGTTAATCACTAGGCCCGTTTCGCACGCGCGGTGATGACCAGCTCTGGGAAGCCGGTGCGCTCATCCATCTCCCGGTCGAAGCTCAGATCGCTGGCCTCGCCAATGATCACCTCAGCAGTAGTGAACACCTCCACGTCGCCCAAAACGTGGCCCCCGATGGTCTTCCCCTCTTTATCTGCCAGGCAGATGTGAAGGTGAGCCTCCTTGTTCAACGTGCCCACCAAGGAGACGATTTCAAACCTCTCATTCAGGTGAACCACCTGAAACCCAGGCAAAAAGGGCGCAGTCAGGGGTGTCAGACATTCTATCGTACATGTTCCACAAAGATTTAAGAAACACTGGCATTtaagaaacacacagatttCTGCTGAATGACCTTTTGAAAGGTAGTTCTCTTACACCTGAACTATGTGAATCTGGTAACGGAAAGCACTGTGGTCATTGCTGAAATATAGATTTCTGCTGAATGACCTTTTGAAAGGTAGTTCTCTTACACCTGAACTATGTGAATCTGGTAACAGGAAgcatattttgatttttcagattgtaaacacaaatgaaaagtcatcaaataaaaaaaaaaaaaaaaaaactgacatgcCCCCTACCACCACCACTCACAGCAAAGCATTATGGGAATGCTTCACTGACACTATTATTGGTGGTTTGTATCTACAGTGATTTACAGTGAGCTCAGCTACAGCACCAGCTGTGCACAGTGGCTACAGTGGCCCCACAGCCAGCCCTGTCTGGTACCTGGTTAATATTGTCAGCTGTAGCATTGGCCAGCCTGAGGGTTGCCTTGGTGACGCTGCCAACGCAGGTGATGATGAAGGGGGCCttcagcctcctctcctccacaaaAGCCACCAGGGAGCTGAGCAGCTCCTCGCCAGGCCCCAGACGGAGGGCGTGGACGGTCAGGGCGGAGGGGCCGGAGCTCTGGGGGAGAAGGGCGGAAGAGTCACTggagcacacacaccctccacagGTGTGTTTTACgcacaaaatgcaaagcaacacTCCCATAACAGCAAGACAAATGTGGGAGGGGAAAGCCACACATGAACAGCTATATCTCcatgtgcacacagaaaaaaaatcctcagctGGGTTAATATATGTAGTTTTTTTCTTATAAGACATTTTAGTATGCTGAATAGCAGAAAAATAAGgaaatcatatttaaatgtcTTACATTATAGCCTTTTATACCTTGTCATGTATTaaaaatagcataaaataaaataaaagaaaacttAAGCAGCTTGATCtgtgaatgtaaataatgttagaataaatacattaaatgaaacagctggatcaattttttttttcgtttggTGGCGTATAACTACAGTGGACTCCCGCAGTGCTTTGTAATTAGATTGCACAAACAGAGTCTTAAGGAAGTGGAGCGATTTGCCTTCCTGGTGCTCACATAAGGAATTACAGCAGGAGTGACAGATGACTTTCACAGCCAAATAAATCCACATCATCCTACTTAAGCTCTCTTATTCCTTCATTAGATTGCACGACTACGCCAAGCACTGACAGGCTGCTGGATGTGAGATTCAACGGCTCTTTATTGAAACAGTGTTAGAATAATATTCCCGCGTAGCTTTCCTTTATTTGCCATGTAAAGTCTTCGCTGGCGGTTGAGCTGCTCGGTGTTGACAGATTGTATTAAGTGTGTGAGCACAGGCCTCTGtgtgtacttctgtgtgtgtgtgtttgcatgtgcagcAAGTGTAGCTGTATTTTAGGGGCAGCGCTCTCTCCTGAGTGAATGCTTTGCCCGTCTCTTTAT
This window harbors:
- the LOC118791780 gene encoding bifunctional protein GlmU-like: MSSGPSALTVHALRLGPGEELLSSLVAFVEERRLKAPFIITCVGSVTKATLRLANATADNINQVVHLNERFEIVSLVGTLNKEAHLHICLADKEGKTIGGHVLGDVEVFTTAEVIIGEASDLSFDREMDERTGFPELVITARAKRA